From the Prunus dulcis chromosome 4, ALMONDv2, whole genome shotgun sequence genome, one window contains:
- the LOC117624944 gene encoding palmitoyl-monogalactosyldiacylglycerol delta-7 desaturase, chloroplastic-like translates to MGIMVNIVMTPCGEFWGRKWNLLDIVTAVVFFSLHCLCVMAPFHFTWPAFWVACALYLVTGLGVTLSFHRNLAHKSFRIPKWLEYLFAYFGVLSLQGSPIEWVSSHRYHHQFTDTEKDVHSPLQGFWFSHMGWILDSGSRFGKYGGLKNVEDLKRQPFYRFLHRTFLLHSVVLLGSLLYVVGGFPFLAWGLGVRMVCVFHSTLLVNSAGHIWGKQVYLTGDMSRNNWWLGLFALGEGWHNNHHAFDFSARQGFEWWQIDVTWYVIRFLQAIGLATNVKTPTEAQKRRKALHNKVTAAEN, encoded by the exons ATGGGGATTATGGTCAATATTGTGATGACTCCCTGCGGAGAATTCTGGGGAAGGAAATGGAATTTACTAGACATAGTCACTGCAGTTGTGTTTTTCAGTCTTCATTGCCTTTGTGTGATGGCGCCGTTTCATTTCACCTGGCCTGCCTTTTGGGTGGCCTGTGCTCTCTATCTTGTGACGGGTTTAGGAGTGACTTTGTCTTTCCATAGAAATCTTGCTCACAAGAGCTTTCGTATTCCGAAATGGCTCGAGTACTTGTTTGCCTACTTCGGGGTTCTCTCACTTCAG ggAAGTCCAATAGAATGGGTGAGCTCACACCGATATCACCACCAGTTTACTGATACTGAGAAAGATGTTCATAGCCCCCTTCAAGGTTTTTGGTTTAGTCACATGGGTTGGATCCTCGATAGCGGCTCTCggtttggaaaa TATGGAGGACTGAAGAACGTTGAAGATTTGAAAAGGCAACCCTTCTATAGGTTTCTTCATCGCACTTTTCTTCTGCATTCTGTTGTTCTACTTGGAAGTTTACTATATGTCGTGGGTGGATTTCCCTTCCTGGCATGGGGACTG GGGGTGAGGATGGTATGCGTTTTCCACAGTACTTTGTTGGTAAATTCAGCTGGTCACATTTGGGGAAAACAAGTATATCTCACTGGTGATATGTCAAGGAACAATTG GTGGTTGGGATTGTTTGCACTTGGAGAAGGATGGCACAACAATCACCATGCTTTTGATTTCTCAGCTCGACAAGGTTTTGAATGGTGGCAGATTGATGTTACTTGGTATGTGATAAGATTTTTACAAGCAATTGGATTGGCAACAAATGTGAAAACTCCAACTGAAGCCCAAAAGCGAAGAAAAGCTCTACACAATAAAGTCACGGCTGCTGAGAATTAG
- the LOC117624386 gene encoding delta-9 acyl-lipid desaturase 2-like, whose protein sequence is MGLLKVWVTILMTPCANFLGRKWNLLDLVTAGMFLSVHCLALFAPFYFTWTAFLVAFWLAFLTGFGITLSYHRNLAHRSFRVPKLLEYLFAYCGVLALEGSPIEWVST, encoded by the exons atgGGGCTTTTGAAAGTTTGGGTCACCATTCTCATGACCCCTTGTGCAAATTTCTTGGGGAGGAAATGGAATCTTCTAGACCTTGTGACAGCTGGTATGTTCTTGAGTGTGCATTGCCTGGCTTTGTTTGCACCGTTTTACTTCACTTGGACTGCGTTTTTGGTGGCCTTTTGGCTGGCCTTTCTGACCGGTTTTGGAATCACTCTTTCTTACCATAGAAATCTTGCTCATAGAAGTTTTAGGGTTCCAAAATTGCTTGAGTACTTGTTTGCCTACTGTGGGGTTCTCGCACTTGAG GGAAGTCCAATTGAATGGGTGAGCACA
- the LOC117625564 gene encoding clumping factor A-like, with protein sequence MAMTVAMVVCGGGRGSSGGGSGSEVVKEVGVIVMVVVGVSGDGRANSGGDRGGEGGGKGGAGNVSDGDDARGDGGGDGGGDGGASSGDGVGRVECPDGSAPPDAYFDPEFDPEFGSYFDDPEPDPESRSYFDDPDYDDDDYPDSDNDLDPHSDDDPDPEFVSDSYPDPDFDSDSSPDSGSYPDPSSY encoded by the exons ATGGCGATGACGGTGGCGATGGTGGTTTGTGGGGGAGGTAGGGGTAGTAGTGGTGGTGGCAGTGGGAGTGAGGTGGTGAAGGAGGTGGGGGTGAtagtgatggtggtggtgggagtGAG TGGTGACGGTAGGGCTAATAGTGGGGGTGATAGAGGTGGTGAAGGTGGGGGTAAGGGTGGTGCAGGCAATGTcagtgatggtgatgatgctCGTGGTGACGGTGGGGGTGATGGTGGGGGTGATGGTGGGGCTAGTAGTGGTGATGGCGttgg tcgagttgagtgcccagatggctcaGCTCCTCCAGATGCATATTTTGACCCCGAATTTGATCCTGAATTTGGATCTTATTTTGAtgaccccgaacccgatccGGAATCAAGATCCTATTTTGATGACCCCgactatgacgacgacgactACCCCGACTCTGACAATGACCTTGACccccactccgatgatgaccccGACCCtgaatttgtctctgattcatACCCCGATCCCGACTTCGACTCTGACTCTAGCCCCGACTCAGGATCATATCCTGATCCGAGTTCCTACTAA